GAGTGCGATCTCAACCGCTTCGAGCCGCACCAGCTCTCCCCGGAGTACGTCCTGGCCCGCGACTGCCAGAACTTCGTCGAGGTCTACGACATCCTCCACCCCCTCCAGCCGTCCGGGGACCCGCGCCCGATCCGCACCAGCCCCTTCCACGCCCGCCAGCAGGAGCACGGCGCCTTCTTCCTGGAGGCGAACGGCTGGGAGCGCCCGCAGTGGTACGAGGCCAACGCCCCCCTCGTGGACGGCCGCAGCATCCCGACCCCGGGCGACTGGGCCGCGCGGTTCTGGTCGCCGATCGTCGGCGCCGAGGCCCAGGCCACCCGCGAGACCGTCGCGATGTACGACATGACGGCTCTCAAGCGCCTGGAGGTGAGCGGCCCCGGCGCCGCCGACCTCCTGGAGCGCCTGTGCACCGGCAAGGTCGCCAAATCCGTCGGCTCGGTGACCTACACCCTCTTCCTCGACCACGACGGCGGCATCCGCAGCGACGTCACCGTCGCCCGGCTGGCCCGCGACACCTTCCAGATCGGCGCCAACGGCAACCTCGACCTGGACTGGATCACCCGCCACCTCCCCGCCGACGGCACCGTCCAGGTCCGCGACATCACCCCCGGCACCTGCTGCATCGGCCTGTGGGGGCCGCTCGCCCGCAAGGTCCTGCAGCCGCTCACCGACACCGACTTCTCGAACGACGGCCTGAAGTACTTCCGCGCCAAGCCCGCCTACATCGGCTCGGTGCCCGTCACCGCCATGCGCCTGAGCTACGTCGGGGAACTCGGCTGGGAGATCTACACCACCGCCGACCAGGGCCAGAAGCTCTGGGACACCCTGTGGGAGGCGGCCCGGCCCCTCGGCGGCGTCATCGCAGGACGCGGCGCCTTCAACAGCCTGCGCCTGGAGAAGGGCTACCGCTCCTTCGGCACCGACATGACCTACGAGCACGACCCCTACGAGGCCGGCGTCGGCTTCGCCGTCAAGCTCGACAAGGACGACTTCATCGGAAAGCCCGCACTGCTGCGCCGCAAGGAGAACGTCCGGCGCAAGCTGTCCTGCCTCGTGATCGACGACCCCCGGTCGGTCGTCCTGGGCAAGGAACCGGTCTTCGACGGCGACCGGCCGGTCGGCTACGTCACCAGCGCCGCCTACGGCTACACCATCGGCAAGGGCATCGCCTACGCCTGGCTCCCGACGGAGCTCACGGCTCCCGGGACCGTGCTGCACATCGGCTACTTCGACCAGCGCGTCGAGGCGGTCGTCACCGAGGAGCCCCTGTTCGACCCCACCATGTCCCGCCTCCGTGGCTGATCCCGGCCACGACCGAAGAGGGAAGGAACACCGCCGGTGAACGCACAGCTGCTCGACGGCAAGGCCACCGCCGCCGACATCCGCCGCGAACTCACGGAGCGCGTGGCCAAGTTGACCGCCACCGGCGGCCGCCCGCCGGGGCTCGGCACGGTCCTGGTCGGCGACGACCCCGGCAGCCGCGCCTACGTCGGCGGCAAGCACCGCGACTGCGCTCAGGTCGGCATCGCCTCCATC
The window above is part of the Streptomyces sp. NBC_00425 genome. Proteins encoded here:
- a CDS encoding GcvT family protein: MAGPRVVIIGAGVVGAALADEISARGWTEVTVVDQGPLPATGGSTSHAPGLVFQTNSSKTMTELAQYTVEKFCSLDVDGKPCFLQVGGLEVATTPERLTELRRRHGWITAWGIEARLLTADECLEQHPLVNPDKILGGLLVPTDGLAKAVLAVEAQIRRATERGVTFLPRHEVLDVLKADGEVTGVLTDQGEIPADIVVCCAGIWGPKIARMAGMNLPLTPLAHQLAWTGPIPALAGQTEEAIRPILRHQDADLYYRDRFDGIGIGYYGHRPMPITADEILSVDEADDMPSILKFTEDDFADAWTETQALLPATKEADIEEGINGLFSFTTDNFPLLGESRDVKGFWVAEAVWVTHSAGVGRAMAEWLVDGYCSSFDLHECDLNRFEPHQLSPEYVLARDCQNFVEVYDILHPLQPSGDPRPIRTSPFHARQQEHGAFFLEANGWERPQWYEANAPLVDGRSIPTPGDWAARFWSPIVGAEAQATRETVAMYDMTALKRLEVSGPGAADLLERLCTGKVAKSVGSVTYTLFLDHDGGIRSDVTVARLARDTFQIGANGNLDLDWITRHLPADGTVQVRDITPGTCCIGLWGPLARKVLQPLTDTDFSNDGLKYFRAKPAYIGSVPVTAMRLSYVGELGWEIYTTADQGQKLWDTLWEAARPLGGVIAGRGAFNSLRLEKGYRSFGTDMTYEHDPYEAGVGFAVKLDKDDFIGKPALLRRKENVRRKLSCLVIDDPRSVVLGKEPVFDGDRPVGYVTSAAYGYTIGKGIAYAWLPTELTAPGTVLHIGYFDQRVEAVVTEEPLFDPTMSRLRG